From one Triticum urartu cultivar G1812 chromosome 3, Tu2.1, whole genome shotgun sequence genomic stretch:
- the LOC125543429 gene encoding auxin-responsive protein IAA3-like isoform X2, translated as MSPPLELDYIGLSAAAGGRADDDLKGTELRLGLPGCESPDRRPVTATTTLELLPAKGAKRGFSDEVAPPAPASAGGKGKDASGDEKDKKVAAPPQPAAKAQVVGWPPVRSYRKNTMATTTNQLKSSKEDSDTKQGQEFLYVKVSMDGAPYLRKVDLKTYKNYKDMVVGLGKMFIGFRTGEDGEYVMTYEDKDGDWMLVGDVPWEMFTESCRRIRVMKSADVIGLGVTRAGVKSKNKN; from the exons ATGTCGCCGCCTCTCGAGCTCGACTACATAGGCCTCTCGGCCGCCGCCGGCGGCCGCGCGGACGACGACCTGAAAGGCACCGAGCTCCGCCTCGGACTTCCCGGCTGCGAGTCGCCCGACCGCCGGCCGGTCACcgccaccaccacactggagctGCTGCCCGCCAAGGGCGCCAAGCGAGGGTTTTCGGACGAGGTCGCGCCGCCTGCGCCGGCTTCCGCCGGCGGGAAAGGCAAGGACGCGTCCGGGGATGAGAAGGACAAGAAGGTCGCCGCCCCGCCGCAGCCTGCTGCCAA GGCTCAGGTGGTGGGATGGCCACCAGTCCGCAGCTACCGCAAGAACACGATGGCAACCACCACCAACCAGCTGAAGAGCAGCAAGGAGGATTCTGACACGAAGCAGGGGCAAGAGTTTCTGTATGTCAAGGTCAGCATGGATGGTGCGCCTTACCTGAGGAAGGTTGACCTCAAGACATACAAGAACTACAAGGACATGGTTGTGGGGCTAGGGAAAATGTTCATTGGCTTCAGGACCGGTGAG GATGGTGAATATGTGATGACTTACGAAGACAAGGATGGAGACTGGATGCTGGTTGGTGACGTCCCATGGGA GATGTTCACCGAGTCTTGCCGGAGGATCAGGGTCATGAAAAGTGCAGATGTGATTGGACTTG GAGTTACAAGGGCAGGGGTTAAGTCCAAGAATAAGAACTAA
- the LOC125543429 gene encoding auxin-responsive protein IAA3-like isoform X1, with protein sequence MSPPLELDYIGLSAAAGGRADDDLKGTELRLGLPGCESPDRRPVTATTTLELLPAKGAKRGFSDEVAPPAPASAGGKGKDASGDEKDKKVAAPPQPAAKAQVVGWPPVRSYRKNTMATTTNQLKSSKEDSDTKQGQEFLYVKVSMDGAPYLRKVDLKTYKNYKDMVVGLGKMFIGFRTGKDGASENRKDGEYVMTYEDKDGDWMLVGDVPWEMFTESCRRIRVMKSADVIGLGVTRAGVKSKNKN encoded by the exons ATGTCGCCGCCTCTCGAGCTCGACTACATAGGCCTCTCGGCCGCCGCCGGCGGCCGCGCGGACGACGACCTGAAAGGCACCGAGCTCCGCCTCGGACTTCCCGGCTGCGAGTCGCCCGACCGCCGGCCGGTCACcgccaccaccacactggagctGCTGCCCGCCAAGGGCGCCAAGCGAGGGTTTTCGGACGAGGTCGCGCCGCCTGCGCCGGCTTCCGCCGGCGGGAAAGGCAAGGACGCGTCCGGGGATGAGAAGGACAAGAAGGTCGCCGCCCCGCCGCAGCCTGCTGCCAA GGCTCAGGTGGTGGGATGGCCACCAGTCCGCAGCTACCGCAAGAACACGATGGCAACCACCACCAACCAGCTGAAGAGCAGCAAGGAGGATTCTGACACGAAGCAGGGGCAAGAGTTTCTGTATGTCAAGGTCAGCATGGATGGTGCGCCTTACCTGAGGAAGGTTGACCTCAAGACATACAAGAACTACAAGGACATGGTTGTGGGGCTAGGGAAAATGTTCATTGGCTTCAGGACCG GGAAGGATGGTGCATCTGAGAACAGAAAGGATGGTGAATATGTGATGACTTACGAAGACAAGGATGGAGACTGGATGCTGGTTGGTGACGTCCCATGGGA GATGTTCACCGAGTCTTGCCGGAGGATCAGGGTCATGAAAAGTGCAGATGTGATTGGACTTG GAGTTACAAGGGCAGGGGTTAAGTCCAAGAATAAGAACTAA